In Nocardia asteroides, a single genomic region encodes these proteins:
- the tgt gene encoding tRNA guanosine(34) transglycosylase Tgt produces MAADFSFRIDARLPGRHGRAGVISTPHGEIATPAFVPVGTKATVKAVLPETVAELGAQAVLANAYHLYLQPGPDIVDEAGGLGAFMNWPGPTFTDSGGFQVMSLGAGFKKVLAMEAVTVRSDDVIAPGKERLATVDEDGVTFRSHLDGSAHRFTPEISMGIQHQLGADIMFAFDELTTLLNTRRYQEEALARTHRWAQRCLDEHEKLTARRAHRPYQALFGVIQGAQYEDLRRKACRELAALRGAEGSGFDGYGIGGALEKAQLGAIVGWCCDELPEERPRHMLGISEPEDLFAAVENGADTFDCVNPSRVARNAAVYHPDGRYNINTSRFRRDFTPIDDECDCYTCAHYTRAYLHHLFKAKEMLASTLCTVHNERFTVRLLDRIRAGILAGDYDEFRAETLGRWGTGRAATN; encoded by the coding sequence GTGGCTGCCGACTTCTCGTTCCGCATCGATGCCAGGCTGCCTGGGCGGCACGGGCGCGCCGGGGTGATCTCGACCCCGCACGGCGAGATCGCCACCCCCGCCTTCGTCCCGGTCGGCACCAAGGCGACGGTCAAGGCGGTGCTGCCGGAGACCGTGGCCGAGCTTGGCGCGCAGGCGGTGCTGGCCAACGCCTACCACCTCTACCTGCAGCCCGGCCCCGACATCGTGGACGAGGCGGGCGGGCTCGGCGCCTTCATGAACTGGCCGGGCCCGACCTTCACCGACAGCGGCGGGTTCCAGGTGATGTCGCTCGGCGCCGGGTTCAAGAAGGTGCTCGCCATGGAGGCGGTCACCGTGCGGAGCGACGACGTCATCGCGCCCGGAAAGGAGCGGCTCGCCACCGTCGACGAGGACGGCGTCACCTTCCGCTCGCACCTGGACGGCTCGGCGCACCGGTTCACCCCCGAGATCTCGATGGGGATCCAGCACCAGCTCGGCGCCGACATCATGTTCGCCTTCGACGAGCTGACAACGCTGCTGAACACCCGCCGCTACCAGGAGGAGGCGCTGGCCCGCACGCACCGCTGGGCGCAGCGCTGCCTCGACGAGCACGAGAAGCTCACCGCGCGGCGCGCGCACCGGCCCTACCAGGCGCTCTTCGGCGTGATCCAGGGCGCGCAGTACGAGGACCTGCGGCGCAAGGCGTGCCGCGAGCTGGCCGCGCTGCGCGGCGCGGAGGGGTCGGGGTTCGACGGGTACGGCATCGGCGGCGCGCTGGAGAAGGCGCAGCTGGGCGCGATCGTCGGCTGGTGCTGCGACGAGCTGCCGGAGGAGCGGCCGCGGCACATGCTCGGCATCAGCGAGCCGGAGGATCTCTTCGCCGCGGTGGAGAACGGCGCCGACACCTTCGACTGCGTGAACCCGTCCCGGGTCGCGCGCAATGCCGCCGTCTACCACCCGGACGGCCGCTACAACATCAACACCAGCCGGTTCCGCCGGGATTTCACCCCGATCGACGACGAGTGCGACTGCTACACCTGCGCGCACTACACCCGGGCGTACCTGCACCACCTGTTCAAGGCCAAGGAGATGCTCGCCTCCACGCTCTGCACGGTGCACAACGAGCGCTTCACCGTGCGGCTGCTCGACCGGATCCGGGCCGGCATCCTCGCGGGCGACTACGACGAGTTCCGCGCGGAGACGCTCGGCCGGTGGGGCACCGGGAGGGCGGCCACGAACTGA
- a CDS encoding queuosine precursor transporter: MRHVTDSTKLDDHDGSGRPVPRHAAFAQAARGYYTPIVALFATTLIISNVCATKGVEFFAGSSLMLGPVQILPIATDGAFFLFPLAYILGDVLSEVYGFRATRRAVLYGFTALLITVACFAIAIRLPAAGFYENQEAFRTVIGTTPRLVLAGLAGYLVGQLLNSATLVLIKERTKEKYLWARLIGSTIVGEFADTLLFCAIAAGAIGIDTWQQFLNYLVVGFLWKTLCEVLVLPITYRVIAWLKQHEDYGPRPGPAIAE, from the coding sequence ATGAGGCACGTGACCGATTCCACCAAGCTAGACGACCACGACGGGTCTGGGCGCCCCGTGCCCCGCCATGCGGCATTCGCCCAGGCGGCACGGGGCTACTACACCCCGATCGTGGCGCTCTTCGCCACCACCCTGATCATCTCCAACGTCTGCGCCACCAAGGGCGTGGAGTTCTTCGCCGGCTCTTCGCTGATGCTCGGACCGGTGCAGATCCTGCCGATCGCGACCGACGGCGCCTTCTTCCTCTTCCCGCTCGCCTACATCCTCGGCGACGTGCTCAGCGAGGTGTACGGCTTCCGCGCGACCAGGCGCGCCGTGCTCTACGGCTTCACCGCGCTGCTGATCACCGTCGCCTGCTTCGCCATCGCGATCCGGCTGCCCGCCGCGGGCTTCTACGAGAACCAGGAGGCGTTCCGCACCGTCATCGGCACGACGCCGCGGCTGGTGCTCGCCGGGCTGGCCGGCTACCTGGTCGGGCAGCTGCTGAACTCCGCGACGCTGGTGCTGATCAAGGAACGCACCAAGGAGAAGTACCTGTGGGCCCGGTTGATCGGCTCCACCATCGTCGGCGAGTTCGCCGACACCCTGCTCTTCTGCGCCATCGCGGCCGGTGCCATCGGCATCGACACCTGGCAGCAGTTCCTGAACTACCTGGTGGTCGGCTTCCTCTGGAAGACGCTGTGCGAGGTGCTCGTCCTGCCGATCACCTACCGGGTGATCGCCTGGCTGAAGCAGCACGAGGACTACGGGCCGCGCCCCGGCCCCGCCATCGCGGAGTGA
- a CDS encoding DUF4190 domain-containing protein — MTNPGDSDEWWKQYGGQGVSPDSGAQSSAPQYPTSDQPGYPSAPQQPEQQYGQQQYGQPPQYGQPQSQPQQSQPQQPYPGQSYPSFPQQPAAQPYGQPQPNYGNQGYAPGYQPYGYQQNQGTNGLAIASLIVSLVGLCTCLGSIVGIVLGIMALNQIKERNGQDGRNMALAGIWIGVGGIVLTIVYFVIVLVGSA, encoded by the coding sequence ATGACGAATCCCGGCGATTCCGACGAGTGGTGGAAGCAGTACGGCGGCCAGGGCGTGTCGCCCGACTCCGGCGCGCAGAGCTCGGCGCCGCAGTACCCGACCTCCGACCAGCCCGGATACCCGTCGGCGCCGCAGCAGCCCGAGCAGCAGTACGGCCAGCAGCAGTACGGCCAGCCGCCGCAGTACGGGCAGCCGCAGAGCCAGCCGCAGCAGAGCCAGCCGCAGCAGCCCTACCCGGGCCAGTCGTACCCGAGCTTTCCGCAGCAACCCGCCGCGCAGCCGTACGGCCAGCCGCAGCCGAACTACGGCAACCAGGGTTACGCGCCCGGCTACCAGCCCTACGGCTACCAGCAGAACCAGGGCACCAACGGGCTCGCCATCGCCTCGCTGATCGTCTCGCTGGTCGGGCTCTGCACCTGCCTCGGCTCGATCGTCGGCATCGTCCTCGGCATCATGGCGCTGAACCAGATCAAGGAGCGCAACGGCCAGGACGGCCGCAACATGGCGCTGGCGGGCATCTGGATCGGCGTCGGCGGCATCGTGCTGACCATCGTGTACTTCGTGATCGTGCTGGTCGGGTCGGCCTGA
- a CDS encoding RDD family protein codes for MTSGGYDPNQYPQGGQQYPQGGGQQYPQQGGGQQYGQQQPQQPQYGQDPYGQQPPQYGQQPQYGQQPQYGQDPYGQQQQYPQTGQQYGQQPGYTGPGQPGDLGIRIVARIIDNLIVGIPVAIVAALIGYDNFVGQFIAGLLISLAGIAYFVALETSQGATLGKKIFGLKVLAPGGAAKIDPQTSAKRNLFMLANVIPCVGGLISLGLVIYIMVTISNDPNRQGWHDKFAGGTQVVKTGQ; via the coding sequence ATGACGAGCGGTGGGTACGACCCCAACCAGTATCCGCAGGGCGGGCAGCAGTACCCGCAGGGCGGCGGCCAGCAATACCCCCAGCAGGGCGGCGGCCAGCAGTACGGCCAGCAGCAGCCCCAGCAGCCCCAGTACGGGCAGGATCCGTACGGCCAGCAGCCGCCCCAGTACGGCCAGCAGCCGCAGTACGGGCAGCAGCCGCAGTACGGGCAGGACCCGTACGGCCAGCAGCAGCAGTACCCGCAGACCGGTCAGCAGTACGGCCAGCAGCCCGGCTACACCGGCCCCGGCCAGCCGGGTGACCTCGGCATCCGCATCGTGGCCCGGATCATCGACAACCTGATCGTCGGCATCCCGGTCGCCATCGTCGCGGCGCTCATCGGCTACGACAACTTCGTCGGGCAGTTCATCGCCGGCCTGCTGATTTCGCTCGCGGGCATCGCCTACTTCGTCGCGCTGGAGACCTCGCAGGGCGCCACGCTCGGCAAGAAGATCTTCGGCCTCAAGGTGCTCGCCCCCGGCGGCGCGGCCAAGATCGACCCGCAGACCTCGGCGAAGCGCAACCTGTTCATGCTCGCCAACGTGATCCCCTGCGTCGGCGGCCTGATCTCGCTCGGCCTGGTCATCTACATCATGGTGACCATCTCGAACGACCCGAACCGGCAGGGCTGGCACGACAAGTTCGCCGGCGGCACCCAGGTCGTCAAGACCGGGCAGTAG